One window from the genome of Camelus bactrianus isolate YW-2024 breed Bactrian camel chromosome 4, ASM4877302v1, whole genome shotgun sequence encodes:
- the OMD gene encoding osteomodulin: MGFLSPLCVLVFFLGIEVHCQYESYQWDDDYEQEVDDVYQPEFPFRQNVDYGVPFHQPMSGCASECSCPLNFPSSMYCDNRKLRTIPNIPAYIQQVYLQFNEIEAVTSDSFVNATHLKEINLNHNKIKSQKIDHGVFAKLSNLLQLHLQHNNLEEFPTLLPKSLERILLGYNEISRVQTNAVDALVNLTMLDLCYNQIDDSTLQGRIFAKMENLMQLNLCNNRLESMPPGLPSSLMYLSLENNSISSIPEKYFNGLPKLHALRMSHNKLQDIPYNIFNLSNLIELNVGHNKLKQAFYIPRNLEHLYLENNEIENLNVTVMCPTVDLLYYHHLTYIRVDQNKLKEPVSSYIFLCFPHLHSIYYGEQRSADGQTIQLKTQVYRRFPDDSESEDHDDHHEGPGEEEIEENIDPHYYGSQEWQETI; the protein is encoded by the exons ATGGGCTTTTTAAGTCCACTATGTGTCCTCGTCTTCTTCCTTGGAATTGAAGTACATTGCCAATATGAAAGTTATCAATGGGATGATGATTACGAGCAAGAAGTAGATGATGTCTACCAACCAGAATTCCCATTTCGTCAAAATGTAGACTATGGAGTTCCATTTCATCAGCCTATGTCAGGCTGTGCCAGCGAATGCTCCTGTCCACTTAACTTTCCATCATCGATGTACTGTGACAATCGTAAACTCAGGACTATCCCAAATATTCCAGCGTACATTCAACAGGTCTATCTTCAGTTCAATGAAATTGAGGCTGTGACTTCAGATTCCTTCGTCAATGCCACTCATCTTAAAGAAATCAACCTCAACCACAACAAAATTAAATCTCAAAAGATTGATCATGGTGTGTTTGCTAAATTGTCGAATCTACTACAACTGCACCTACAGCATAACAATTTAGAAGAATTTCCGACTCTTCTTCCTAAGTCTTTGGAAAGGATTCTTCTTGGTTACAATGAGATCTCCAGAGTGCAGACAAATGCTGTGGATGCGCTAGTAAACTTGACCATGCTTGATCTCTGTTATAATCAAATTGATGATTCTACGTTACAAGGAAGAATCTTCGCCAAAATGGAAAACCTCATGCAGCTCAACCTATGTAATAACAGATTAGAATCGATGCCTCCTGGTTTGCCTTCTTCACTTATGTATCTGTCTTTAGAAAATAATTCAATATCTTCTATACCAGAAAAGTACTTCAATGGACTTCCAAAACTTCATGCTCTAAGAATGTCACACAACAAACTACAAGACATCccatataatatttttaatctttccaaTCTTATAGAGCTCAATGTTGGACACAACAAGCTGAAGCAAGCATTCTATATTCCAAGAAATTTAGAACATCTGTatctagaaaataatgaaattgaaa atctCAATGTCACAGTGATGTGCCCAACTGTTGACCTGCTATATTACCACCATTTAACATACATTCGTGTGGACCAAAATAAGCTAAAAGAGCCAGTAAGCTCATACATTTTCCTCTGCTTCCCTCATTTACACAGTATTTATTATGGTGAACAGAGAAGCGCTGATGGTCAAACAATACAACTGAAGACCCAAGTTTACAGGAGATTTCCAGATGATTCTGAGAGTGAAGATCACGATGATCATCACGAAGGCCCAGGAGAAGAAGAGATAGAAGAAAACATTGACCCTCACTATTATGGAAGTCAAGAATGGCAAGAAACTATATAG